The Xenopus tropicalis strain Nigerian chromosome 1, UCB_Xtro_10.0, whole genome shotgun sequence DNA segment AGGTAATGTCTCCTGACTTTAACCTCTGTGTGCAATCAGATGTACCTAAAGATCCAATTTCTTTTTTCATCTATgtcatatttgaaaaaaaatatgactgatagaatagaatatatttattgcaaatattCTGAATACACATTATTAGATATAACACTGTACAGGTTTCATTAAACCTTCCATTCTAAAGAGAAGAAcatcaaataaaatgtatgtcAAATGCTTACATCAGACGATCTGCAATTTATACTAATTTTATAAACCTCACTTAGTAGCTACACTTACAGCAGAGAAATAGGAACATGGACATGGAGCTGTTCTACAGGAGGCTTTTATCCTTCAGTCACCAATTACCAAAGATAGGAAAGTTGTAATACAAAATTGCTATTATTACACAGTGACTTGTCCATTTTCTCATTTTAGGATCAGAGTTAGTAGCTGGTGCTTTAAAGTGGCATGGGGCTAGAACTAAAGTTCAGTATTGACTACTGGGCTGTTGTGCAGGATTTATTAGCCACATTAGAGTGCATCATAGACTTATAATGTTTGCCCACTGATTGTTGGATCTGGATCACCCCATGCACTAATACTGTACATTGAACATTGCACTCATACACTGCAATagcacagtatactgtatatacatacaaagTCAAGTTGAGTATTTCAGTAGttgagtattttttttatctattaaaAATTCAAGACACTATTCTTGAAGGCACACGTTATTTATAGTTTCATTAATTCATATGCAAGAGATGTACCTCTTGTATTCCTACCTCTACTGGTTCACCAGCTCTGTGCAAACATCAACCCAAGAGCTTGATGACTTCCTAGCGAGTAGCTCTCCTCTTGCAGTTTTTAGGCCCCTATGCAACTCTGTCAGAGACCCTTGTCTGAGAGGGTGCCCACTGCATCCATTTTCAAGCTGATAAAAGGCTAATCTGGGCATTCACACAAAAGCAGGATTGAAAAAGTGTAGCTGCTTACCAAAAAATACTGAGTTGCTCAGTACCAAATTCTTAAATTCTGTTTATATAGAACCTAAAGTAACATatggatccgttatccagaaatgcGTTATCGAGAAGGTAccaaattattggaaggccatcaactatagacttcattataagcaaataataacattttttaaaatgataaccattttccctgtaataataataaaacactgccttgtacttgatcccaactaagatagaataaatccttattggaggcaacacaatcctattgggtatatttaatgttgcaatgattttttggcagacttaggtatggggatccaaattatggaaagatcccatatccaggaAACCcctgatcccaagcattctaggtaaaaggtcccatatctgtaccagaTAAATGTAGCTGGAGAAAATTATTGAAGGGGGTTCATGCACTTCAAATCATCATATTTCTAATTGTTTTTAAGTAATAGACTTAAAACAATTGTTAGACTAAATAATTGCTGTCCGTCACTGGTAAAAATATGGATAACTTATATAATTCAGAATAATTATGatgcacatacacacaaaataattaaattatGGAGTGCACACTTAAACAGTGATACACAATCCTACCTTGCACCCTTTTCAACACAATTCAGAGATGTATCATTCTTAATCAAGAAAACGACAATATTTGTACTGTTAAACCTACAGCTTTGAGATGGAAATATGTCAGTTATGTTCAACTTAGTAAAAAACAGAAGCTCGTTTGAGTTCATTATGATCTCTTGGCAATAGGGGCCACATGTAAGGTAAAAGCAAAAAGAAACAGTTATGTACTTCTCCCACATACAGCAGAATTCATTGGACTTCCCATACTGTTTGCAAAAAATATGCTGTCATGTCCTGTTGTGCTTTCAGTGGTGTGAATACATTTGCGCAGATGTGAATAATTAAATGCTCCGGTGGCTTGCCAATGAATTGTATAgtaatcatgcaaaaaaaaaagtaattagatAAAATGTGTAGGAGGAAAGACTACAAATACTATGAATGTgattaatgtaaatatataggtatgggatccgttatgtgGAAAGCCGTTaatcagaaagctctgaattacaggaaggccatcctcatagactccattttaagcaaataattcacattttcaaaaatgattttctttttctctgtaataataaaacagtacattgtacttgattccaactaagatataattaatcactattgaaggcaaagcaatcctaatgggtttaattattgtttaaatcatttatttgtagacttaaggtatgggaactaaagttatggaaagacccctgatATATGTAATACATCTGGAGTAACCCCTGTATATGATGCTTAAGTTCAGTTGCATTTACAACTGCATTTCTTGAACACAGAATTGGCCTAACTTGTTGTCCAAAAGTAATATTTACTTAAATCAAATCACAGACCAGCAAGAGATAGCGAGGATGAAGAGGATGATGACAAGAAGGGAAGAGGCTGTACTCTGCAGTACCAACATGCAACATTGCATGTCCTTACACAATTTATAGCAGAACACTCTGAAATTGTTGGACAGCTCTCCTACCTTCTAGGATCTGATTGGCAAGTTGACATTACAGATCTGATTGCTGAATTTATTGAAATGGATGAACCCAAAGTTGTCAGACTTCAGGGACAAACACTCATTGGCCAAGAAGTTGGAATGACAACTTTACAGGTAAATGAatctaatttgttttgttttagtcgATAAGTAAATTAATTTGGTCAGTGTGTTACTGACAATCTGTGTCACTATATTagtacaagtatatatatatatatatatatatatatagatatgtgttTATATAGATATAAAGTATGCATAGTTAGTTATCttacaaatgtatgtatttttttcccaaatgGAGACTaactaaaatactaaaataaccaaaggcaaaatatattttatataaaataggcTAGATACACATTGTAGCTATATAATGCAGACTAATATAAAGTATCACCTACTAAAAGTGAATGTGACATTTCCAGTAATAAGACATGAGCTGGTGTACTGATTCAGTTGCACCACAAATTCCATTTATAGATCTGTTTGTAATGAAAATAGTTAAAATTTTACATGCGTGTAAATAAGGAATTTGCCCAGAGTGACTAGGAAATCCATTAGAAATCCCTTTCACTTTAACTTTGcagttttttgttctgttttttgttttcattcagatATTATCCCCACTTTCAGATGCAATTCTTGCTGAAAGAACAGTGATGGTAGTCGATGAAAAGGTGACAATAACAGATTTAGCCATTCAAATAGTGACTGGGATGTCACTTTCTATTCAGCTTAGCCCAGGAAGCAACAGGGCAATCTATGCAACAACTATAGCACATGAGCACCTTTCTACCCCAAAGCAGGTACAGTATGTTTGCACATAATTTTCATATTCTATAAAAGCTTTTTACCTACAAAATGTGTTGGCAGTGGCATGCTATTCGATGGTTGTAATTTGAACAAGCGGGTAAGAAGTAGAGGTGTTGTGCCtttataatgcaataaaagttACAAAGAAAGCCCAGATGTGAAATAAAAGTAATATCAGCATTCTTGACTATACGGTTACTCTGTTTGATTAATGTAGAAACAGACACTAATAGAGGCTTAGAAAAATGAACATGAATATTGGAAGCCCAAGCAAGCTGTAAAAGGAAGCATTACTGCATGTAATATTGATATAGAATAAGAATAGCCAGGGGAACTTTAAAAAATGACCTAAATACAGGAATGATAGGTGGTTTTAACACATTCCTTTTCACCCCAGAGACCCTCACCAAAATATATTATCTCAGGTTCTGCTGTAGTGATGGTTGATAGAACATGGCAAAAAAACAACTGCATGATCAAAATAAGAATACATTAAATTGATTTAAATCACTAGATCCCTTATTTTACTGAATCAGGCCGATACAGTTCCTTCAGATACAATTAAGGTCTAGGGAACAATTAAGGCTTAGGGAACGTTTAATTGTAAACTCATgagccattttttttattcattctttGCTATTTGTTTAAAGAGAGCTATTAAGAATTTACCTGTTTATCAGTGTGCCTCCTCAACCTAACATTGTGGTGTAGGGTATGTCAGGTATGCCTTTGTTGTGCTTATACTGCAGCACTAGTATAATGGAAAGTTTCTTTACATTTCACCAAAGTTTATTTCCCAGTGATTACCATTTATGCAATTTGTGCTTGGATGGCAACATTCTGTACATAAAATAAAGTATACATTATTAATGCCCATAGAGCCCCTTAGGggaatttcatttattttaaaattccacAGCAGGACCAAATGCCTGATCTTTTCCTAAAGGGAAGATACTGTTTTGCACAAAGTATGTCAATGTATGTGTCCTGAAAATGTATCGTATTTCAGAAGAAAACTATATTTCTTTTAGGTTCATGTATTTGATTTAAGCACATTACCATAACATCTGACAGGAGAAATGCCCGTGTAATGGATGTTACTGATAAAAAATGTCGAGAACAACTTAAATTTATTAAAAAGAGACCTAACTGTCATAGAGAATTAACCTGCACCATATAAGATGAGTTACTGTAAGAAAGGGGCGCAAAAAAAGCAGTTCTAAGAGAAAAACCCTCATTGTTAACTGAAGGTTAGATACGCCATCATTCTTTGTAAGCAACGCATTTCTATATGAATACATTTCAGAAATCTGcaattctttttaatttaaatacataAGTTTGATCATTTAAGTCGGCATATGATAATGTCGCTTGACAGTCACTTTATTATTCAGCTGTTAAAGTCGAATCCATATCGCCCAAGGGAcccattgtcttttttagtacaACGGAGAAAAAACGCATTTTACAACCAAGAAATTTAAAGTAGTGTTTTTATGCCTCAGAAATGAATTTGTGCCCTTCACAATTTAGGACTTTACAATTTATTACAATATAAAACACTTTTATGGaagcattttctcctttttatctgtTGTTTGctgacttttatttatttattttgttttccacATAGGAAGTTGGAATCAGCTGCTGGATCCAATTTAGTGATGGTACAGTGAGCCCCTTGGATCTATACGATCTAAAAGACTTTGCACTTAGCGTTACATCTTTAGATGAGAAGATTTTCTCTGTTTCTCAGGATTCCAAATCAAAATGGCCCACCTTTTTGGCTGTTGCCGAAGGTCAAGGAGGTCTGGTCAAAGTGGAACTCATGATTAGTGAAACTTGCCAGAAATCTAAAAGAAAGAGTGTTCTTACTGTTGGTATTGGAAATATTAAAGTCTACTTAGGTCAGAAAGATGGAAATAATAGCAGAAACATCAATCGTGGACACCATTTTGACAACCACGGCATTGGGAGAAAACCAAAGACTCAGCTGGAAATGGCTAGGCCAGATGTTGCCTACTTTGGAACACCTTCTATGAACAGTGATTTTGAAATAATGAATAAAGCAACAACTGATAAATCTCTGCTAGGTAGGACAAGAGGAAAAGAGAGTCTTTTGGATGGCGACAGTCACCTTCCAAATGTTCCAATGGATTTCACCAGTTTTCCTGCACAAGTTGATCTACCAAATGGTAATGGAGACCTGGAGGAACATGATCTTGCACAAACTGCCAGAGGATTAAGTGATCTAGAAATTGGAATGTACGCCTTACTTGGAGTCTTTTGTCTTGCTATACTAGTCTTCCTAATTAACTGTGTAACATTTGCATTAAAATATAGGCACAAACAAATACCTGTAGATGAGCAGGAGACCATGACACACTCACATGACTGGGTTGGTCTTACCAATAGGACAGAGTTGTTGGAAAATGCTATAAACTTCCCATCACAACAGGAGGAGTGCATAACAGCTGTGGAAAGAGGGTTGAATGTTGAAGAAAGTAAATATCTCCTCAATACAAATAATCCAAAACTTGTTAATGGACAGGCATACAGGTCTGCAGAGACTTCCTTTAGTGAAGGGAAAGAACAGAGAGGGGAGACTTCTGCCTCACCTACATCAAAAAGGAAACGTGTCAAATTTACTACTTTTACTACCATCCCCTCTGAGGATGGCTGCCAAGTTGTCAGCCCTATTCTGATAAACCATGAGGACGATATCAAATGGGTATGCCAAGATTTAGACATGGGGGAATGCAGGGAATTAAGAAACTATATGGAAAGATTACATGAAAACGTGTAAGAAATTTAACATGTTTCTTTGCTGAAACTGAGTTAGCAATTTACACAAAatggaaaatactttttttgttacAGGACATTATGAACTTGTTGCATTAAACAGAAAGACTGATAAATGCacaaaattgcaactttttttatggaCTACAAAAGAATAGAAATATTTATTGTCTACagtgtgttttaagcccagacagacagatatacaaTGGTCTTAATGATGTTGTCAATCATGatgcattaaaataaatggagaccatATGATTCATACCACTGACAGAATTTTGCCACTGCCTATGTTTCTGATTCTGTATTGTATGTGCTGTAAGTAACTGTACATACAGAAATAACTATGGAATTTTTTTGTCCTTATTTACTTCGTAAAGGCCTTTTTCTGTACTATACAAACAAGGATAAATAAGCATTTGTGTTGTTTTATATACAGGTTCCTTCACCACTTTCACACTAAATAAGCATGGTGAGCACTGGTATAATCTTAGTGGGAAAGTGACCTCTTCATTCCTGGGAATTACAGTTACTTATGCTATTGTGGCAATTATGAGGTCAGTTACAATAATCTACAGTATTCTATATCTAATTTATCAGGTGACTGTAGAGCTCAAACCTAAGAAACCTCCAATCAAATAAACTATAGCAACAAATAGGCTGTTAGTGTTTGATGGTCTAGACCAGTGAAATCAAAGATCCTATTGGTGGTTGAGTTTCCAGTTTAGAGTCATTGTTTCTTGTTATTTCATAAGCCCATTTGTCTTACATTAGGATAACGTCATTGCATGGTATTGTCCCTTTGCTGAATGCTGGCCAGACACCTCCATTTATCTTCAAGCTATCAGACTATATTGGCCCAAACAACTTGAAATATGCAGATGTGTGGGATGATAACATTTCCATATAAATAGTCAGAAGCTCTATGTTTAAAAATAGGAGCAGAAATACATTGTTTCCCAGTTGAAATAATTTTGAATGCATTGTGAATTGTTTGCTCTGCACAGCCTGCATTTTCATTAGTGTGACTATTAAAACCAACTGTCCTCAGCTTTCTTTCCTACACAACAATTTCCCAGGTGTATTATCAGAATATATTTCTGTTTCTTGCTCGGCAGTTTAGTATTGCTCTTAAACCAATGGCCCTAGCAAAACTGAATTAGTACTGTAAATTAATCATTAATCTTTATGTATAGCCATTGCCACCCTAAGTAAGCATAGTGGTGATCAATGgtaatttaaagggaaattaGCATTAGTAAGAATTGTTTCTTTTCTGGAAGTTTGCCAACAACGCTGTTCTTAATGTCTCGAAAAAGGTTTCTTCTTTTAGTAACTACGTCAAAAGATGGTAATATTTTGGAACTCCAGAATCCCCTTGGGATGCTAAAATTTCCTAAAATACTTGTGGATGCTGTAATCCTGCAAAAGTAACACATCAGCCATACCTGTTTTGGCTTTAAAGTAGCCAGCCTGGCAAaattagaggcctatttatcaatattcttattttcgtggttttagaggttttctaaaggagaaggaaagtcattttgccattttactctaaagagccctagaagctccctccgatagcagctgccattttagcttggtcttggtagcttcctgctgcagttatagccattggaagctcacacattcctaagggtggggaaatgagttcttatgcattcttataggagggggagagggagagaggagaaaactgagcagactcagccccaaacctgaaggagccctaaaagagaggaagaatATACCAAAGAATATGTTcccaaaaaaaagagacaagaaatcctgtgtttcttttgatagaggactcagtgcagcttttctgtgatgGCCcgatttacatagacctttctgataaagctaaattagtttttacctttccttctcctttaaaccacaaataaactaatgttctctaaaaaacataaatgccaagtgatttattaaaaaaaaaaacattttaaaaaaagcataaacaaaaaaaaaatggggaaaaaagcaaatttCTCATGAAACTCTGAAACAGTAAAAAacacccaaaaacctctaaaaccatgaagcataAAAAGATTAGCCAatgacagctgccattgacttcta contains these protein-coding regions:
- the tmem132d gene encoding transmembrane protein 132D translates to MEPEILNTAILTGKTVAVPVKVISVDSTSTVSDISEAVDCRSADEDVLKVSDRCDYVFVNGKEMKGKVNAIVHFTYQHFKASLLMTVWVPRLPLQIDLSDTELNQIKGWRVPIMSNKRPARDSEDEEDDDKKGRGCTLQYQHATLHVLTQFIAEHSEIVGQLSYLLGSDWQVDITDLIAEFIEMDEPKVVRLQGQTLIGQEVGMTTLQILSPLSDAILAERTVMVVDEKVTITDLAIQIVTGMSLSIQLSPGSNRAIYATTIAHEHLSTPKQEVGISCWIQFSDGTVSPLDLYDLKDFALSVTSLDEKIFSVSQDSKSKWPTFLAVAEGQGGLVKVELMISETCQKSKRKSVLTVGIGNIKVYLGQKDGNNSRNINRGHHFDNHGIGRKPKTQLEMARPDVAYFGTPSMNSDFEIMNKATTDKSLLGRTRGKESLLDGDSHLPNVPMDFTSFPAQVDLPNGNGDLEEHDLAQTARGLSDLEIGMYALLGVFCLAILVFLINCVTFALKYRHKQIPVDEQETMTHSHDWVGLTNRTELLENAINFPSQQEECITAVERGLNVEESKYLLNTNNPKLVNGQAYRSAETSFSEGKEQRGETSASPTSKRKRVKFTTFTTIPSEDGCQVVSPILINHEDDIKWVCQDLDMGECRELRNYMERLHENV